In the genome of Enterococcus hirae ATCC 9790, one region contains:
- a CDS encoding energy-coupling factor transporter transmembrane component T family protein, whose protein sequence is MMNKLIFGRYMPGDSLIHRLDPRAKLLASFYFIGIIFLANNWQTYALLAVFTLLAVFLSKVDFKFFIRGIRPLIWLILFTVALQVLFTSGGATYWSWGIFNITEFGVMNGLFIFCRFVLIIFMSTLLTLTTPPLELSDAIEYLLRPLKAVRFPVHEISLMLSIALRFVPTLMDETEKIMNAQRARGVDFGEGSLVQKMKAVIPLLIPLFVSSFNRAEDLATAMEARGYQGGEGRTKYRILHWHQRDTMVLVVFVLMTIALVFLRS, encoded by the coding sequence ATGATGAATAAATTAATTTTTGGTCGATACATGCCTGGAGATTCCTTGATCCATCGATTAGACCCTCGAGCAAAGTTATTAGCAAGTTTCTACTTTATTGGAATTATTTTTTTGGCAAATAATTGGCAGACTTATGCGTTATTAGCTGTTTTCACTTTACTTGCTGTCTTTCTCTCAAAGGTAGATTTCAAATTTTTCATCCGAGGCATCCGTCCTTTGATCTGGTTGATTTTATTTACAGTGGCACTCCAAGTATTATTTACTAGCGGTGGTGCTACCTACTGGAGTTGGGGAATCTTCAATATTACGGAGTTCGGTGTAATGAATGGGCTGTTTATTTTTTGCCGATTTGTACTAATCATTTTTATGTCTACCTTATTAACATTAACGACTCCACCTTTGGAATTATCTGATGCGATTGAGTATTTACTTCGCCCATTAAAAGCAGTTCGCTTTCCGGTGCATGAAATTTCGTTGATGCTTTCGATTGCTCTACGATTCGTACCAACGTTGATGGATGAAACAGAGAAAATCATGAATGCACAACGAGCCCGTGGGGTTGATTTTGGTGAAGGAAGTCTAGTCCAAAAAATGAAAGCAGTTATTCCTTTACTGATTCCTTTGTTTGTTAGCAGTTTTAACCGGGCAGAAGATTTAGCGACTGCCATGGAAGCAAGAGGATACCAAGGTGGTGAAGGAAGAACAAAGTACCGCATACTGCATTGGCATCAACGAGATACGATGGTCCTTGTTGTTTTTGTCTTGATGACCATTGCATTAGT
- a CDS encoding energy-coupling factor ABC transporter ATP-binding protein — MDIRFEKVDFTYQPNTPFEQRALFDIDLMIKENSYTALVGHTGSGKSTLLQHLNALIKPTSGIVHIGDRQIKPDTNNKNLKPIRKKVGIVFQFPEAQLFEETVAKDIAFGPKNFGVSEEDARDLAKETLEQVGLDETYLERSPFELSGGQMRRVAIAGVLAMKPEVLVLDEPTAGLDPQGRKEMMDMFWRLHKEQKITIVLVTHLMDDVANYADYVYVLEKGRIVNSGQPHAVFQNLSWLKEKQLGVPTATEFAEKLNSRTALFSELPITADELADQLVALVGGQPYDE; from the coding sequence ATGGACATCCGTTTTGAAAAAGTAGATTTCACCTATCAACCAAACACACCATTCGAACAACGTGCATTATTTGATATTGATTTAATGATTAAAGAAAATAGCTACACAGCCTTAGTCGGGCATACTGGAAGTGGGAAATCAACCTTACTGCAACATTTGAATGCGTTGATTAAACCTACCAGTGGGATCGTACATATTGGCGATCGACAAATCAAGCCCGATACGAATAATAAAAACTTAAAACCCATTCGTAAAAAAGTAGGTATTGTTTTTCAGTTTCCTGAAGCCCAATTATTTGAAGAAACGGTAGCAAAAGACATTGCTTTTGGACCAAAGAACTTTGGTGTCAGTGAGGAAGATGCACGAGATTTAGCTAAAGAAACATTAGAACAAGTTGGTTTAGATGAAACTTACTTAGAGCGTTCTCCTTTTGAATTATCAGGAGGACAAATGCGTCGAGTAGCGATTGCAGGTGTACTTGCTATGAAGCCGGAAGTACTAGTATTAGACGAACCAACGGCTGGACTTGATCCTCAAGGTCGAAAAGAAATGATGGATATGTTCTGGCGACTGCACAAAGAACAAAAAATCACGATCGTATTGGTCACTCATTTAATGGATGATGTGGCAAATTACGCTGATTATGTTTATGTCTTAGAAAAAGGTAGGATTGTAAATAGCGGTCAACCTCATGCAGTTTTTCAAAATCTATCTTGGCTCAAAGAAAAGCAATTAGGTGTTCCGACTGCGACAGAATTTGCGGAAAAGCTGAATAGTCGAACAGCGCTTTTTTCCGAACTTCCAATCACTGCAGATGAATTAGCAGATCAGCTCGTAGCATTAGTAGGGGGACAACCTTATGATGAATAA
- a CDS encoding energy-coupling factor ABC transporter ATP-binding protein, with amino-acid sequence MEPIIELGKINYKYQPDDPRPALKDISFTIKQGEWIAIIGHNGSGKSTLAKTINGLLLPESGIVKVGNQTLNEENIWSIRQMVGMVFQNPDNQFVGSTVEDDVAFGLENQGIPREEMVIRVQDALEKVRMIDFAKREPARLSGGQKQRVAIAGVVALRPDIIILDEATSMLDPEGREEVISTIKKIKDESNLTVISITHDIDEAANANRILVMKQGELVNEGTPEQIFSAGPELINLGLDLPFPEKLKSALKQRGIDVPSEYMTEERMVEWLWTSVLKK; translated from the coding sequence ATGGAGCCAATAATTGAATTAGGAAAGATTAATTACAAATATCAACCTGATGACCCTCGTCCAGCATTAAAAGACATTTCATTTACCATCAAGCAAGGTGAGTGGATCGCAATCATCGGACATAATGGATCAGGGAAATCAACACTTGCAAAAACAATCAATGGGTTGCTTCTACCAGAGTCTGGTATTGTGAAAGTTGGCAATCAAACACTTAATGAAGAAAATATCTGGTCGATCCGTCAAATGGTTGGAATGGTTTTCCAAAATCCAGACAACCAATTTGTTGGATCTACTGTTGAAGATGATGTTGCTTTTGGTCTTGAGAACCAAGGTATACCTAGAGAAGAAATGGTGATCCGTGTACAAGATGCGCTAGAAAAGGTACGTATGATCGATTTTGCCAAACGTGAACCAGCAAGACTTTCTGGTGGACAAAAACAACGAGTAGCCATTGCTGGAGTCGTAGCTCTACGTCCAGATATTATTATCTTAGATGAAGCTACTAGTATGCTTGATCCAGAAGGTCGTGAAGAAGTGATTTCCACGATTAAAAAAATCAAAGATGAAAGTAATTTGACCGTCATATCTATCACTCATGATATCGATGAGGCAGCAAATGCCAATCGGATATTAGTGATGAAACAAGGAGAATTAGTCAATGAAGGCACACCAGAACAAATCTTTTCTGCTGGTCCAGAATTGATCAATTTAGGGTTAGATCTTCCTTTTCCTGAAAAATTGAAAAGCGCCTTGAAGCAACGAGGAATTGATGTTCCTAGTGAATATATGACAGAAGAAAGGATGGTGGAATGGTTATGGACATCCGTTTTGAAAAAGTAG
- the rplQ gene encoding 50S ribosomal protein L17 yields the protein MSYRKLGRTSSQRKAMLRDLTTDLLINERIVTTEARAKEVRSTTEKMITLGKRGDLHARRQAAAFVRNEVASVREENEDIVIESALQKLFNDIAPRYAERQGGYTRILKTEPRRGDGAPMVVLELV from the coding sequence GTGAGTTATCGTAAACTAGGACGCACATCTAGCCAACGTAAAGCGATGTTGCGTGATTTAACAACTGACTTATTAATTAACGAACGTATTGTGACTACTGAAGCTCGTGCGAAAGAAGTTCGCTCAACTACAGAAAAAATGATCACTTTAGGCAAACGTGGAGACTTACATGCACGTCGTCAAGCTGCGGCTTTTGTACGTAATGAAGTTGCTAGCGTACGTGAAGAAAATGAGGACATCGTCATTGAATCAGCTTTACAAAAACTATTTAATGATATTGCACCTCGTTATGCTGAACGTCAAGGTGGCTACACTCGTATCTTGAAGACAGAACCAAGACGCGGTGATGGTGCACCAATGGTTGTCTTAGAACTTGTCTAA
- a CDS encoding DNA-directed RNA polymerase subunit alpha: protein MIEFEKPRIAKIDEEKDYGKFIVEPLERGYGTTLGNSLRRILLSSLPGAAITNIQIDGVLHEFSTIKGVREDVTQIILNIKGLALKMYGQEEKTLEIDITGPATVTAGDIIVDSEVEILNKDMYICSVSEGATFHARLTVKPGRGYVQADENKKEDMPIGVLPVDSIYTPVRRVNYQVENTRVGHREDFDKLTMEIWTDGSIEPLEAMSLSAKIMTEHLDIFVNLTDEAKNAEIMVEKEETQKEKMLEMTIEELDLSVRSYNCLKRAGINTVQELTNKSEPEMIKVRNLGRKSLEEVKAKLHDLGLGLRKED, encoded by the coding sequence ATGATTGAGTTCGAAAAACCAAGAATCGCAAAAATTGATGAAGAAAAAGATTATGGCAAGTTCATCGTTGAACCTCTTGAAAGAGGATATGGGACTACTTTAGGGAATTCCCTACGTCGTATTTTATTATCTTCTTTGCCAGGTGCTGCCATCACTAATATTCAAATCGATGGTGTACTGCATGAATTCTCTACCATTAAAGGGGTAAGAGAAGACGTCACTCAAATCATCTTGAACATTAAAGGCTTAGCACTTAAAATGTATGGTCAAGAAGAAAAAACCCTTGAAATCGATATTACCGGACCTGCTACAGTAACTGCTGGCGATATTATCGTTGATAGTGAGGTAGAAATTCTTAACAAAGATATGTACATCTGTAGCGTCTCTGAAGGAGCTACGTTCCACGCTCGCTTAACAGTGAAGCCAGGACGTGGTTATGTTCAAGCAGATGAAAACAAAAAAGAAGATATGCCAATTGGTGTACTTCCAGTCGATTCAATCTACACGCCAGTTCGTCGTGTGAACTACCAAGTAGAAAACACTCGTGTTGGACACCGTGAAGATTTTGATAAATTGACGATGGAGATTTGGACAGATGGTTCAATCGAACCGTTGGAAGCAATGAGTTTATCTGCAAAAATCATGACAGAACATTTAGACATCTTTGTAAACCTAACTGATGAAGCTAAAAATGCTGAAATCATGGTCGAAAAAGAAGAAACACAAAAAGAAAAAATGTTAGAAATGACAATTGAAGAATTAGACTTGTCTGTTCGCTCTTATAATTGTTTGAAACGTGCAGGAATCAATACTGTACAAGAACTTACAAATAAATCTGAGCCAGAAATGATCAAAGTCCGTAACTTAGGACGTAAATCATTAGAAGAAGTGAAAGCTAAATTACACGACTTAGGTTTAGGTTTACGTAAGGAAGATTAA